DNA from Longimicrobiaceae bacterium:
GCAGGGCGGGCTCGTCCACGTGGCCGGCCAGGCGGTTGGCGCTGGGCATGTTGTACACGCTGCCGCCGGGCTCCAGGCGGTCCAGGAACCAGAGGCGCTGCTGCGCGAACGAGCAGGGGAAGACGTACACGTCCTCGTCGGCGGCCGGTGCGGCGCCGTGCTCTTCTGCGGAATCGGTGATCGTGCTCATGGTGGGTATTCGCTTCTTTTTCGGAAGATGTGCGGCGCGCGATGATCGCGGTCGCATCCCTGGTGTGCGAAGTGGTTCGTAGCTGGCGCTGGCGACTGAAGTCGCGGCAACGACTGCGCAAAGTCCGCCTTCGCGGACTAACTGCATGGTGGCGTGGAGCTACCGTCCGCGCGCCGCCCTACCTTCCGACGGGCGATGATGCAGACGCCGCCGCGATCCTACAGGTAGGGGCCGACCCGTGTGTCGGCCCGTGCTGCGGCAGCATGGTAGCCCGTCCTGCGCGACGTCGCTGCGGATGGGCGGGAGCACACGTAGGTGCTCCCCTACCAGGCGTTTAGCGCGTCGATAATCGTCGCGGGCGATGCTTGCTCGCGTGCGGCGCGCGCGTCAGCGCGTGCGGCGGTCGCGGCGGGTGCCGCGGGCGGCGCGGCGGGCTTCGGCGCGGGCGTGGCCCTTCTCGGCGCTGGCTTCGTCGTCGGCGTCGCCGGCCAGGTGCGCGGAAAGCGTGCGCACCGTGGGGAAGCGGAAGAGCGAGACCATCGGCACGTCCTGGCCGAGGCGATCCTTCAGCTTCGCCTGCACCTGCGCCAGCAGCAGCGAGTGGCCGCCCAGCTCGAAGAAGTTGTCGTTCACGCCCACGCGCTCCACCTGCAGCACCTCGCGCCACACGGTGGCGATGGCCTCTTCGACGTCACCTTCCGCGGCCACGAACTGCGCGGCGGCGTTGTCCGACGCGTCGGGGGCGGGAAGGGCGCGGCGGTCCACCTTGCCGTTGGGCGTGAGCGGCAGCGCGGGAAGCGTTACGAAGTACGCCGGAACCATGTAGTCCGGAAGCCGCTCCCCCGCATGCTCCCGCAGCGCCGCGGGCGAGACGTCTGCATCCGCGCCCGCGGGGACGACGTATGCGGCCAGGCGCAGGTCGCCCGCGCCCACGGTGCGCGCGATCACCGCCGCGTCCGCGAGGGCGGGGTGTGCGCGGAGCACGCTCTCGATCTCCCCCGGCTCGATGCGGAAGCCGCGCACCTTCACCTGCTCGTCCACGCGCCCCAGGTACTCCACCGTGCCGTCCGGCAGCCAGCGGCCCCGGTCGCCCGTTCGGTACAGCCGCCCGCCAAGCTCCGCCGAGAACGGGTCGGGGACGAACTTCTCCGCGGTGAGCCCCGCGCGGCGGAGGTAGCCGCGGCTCACGCCCGCCCCGCCCACGCAGATTTCGCCACTGACGCCGATGGGCGATGGCTCGCCCGCGGCATCCAGCACGTACACGCGCACGTTCGCGATCGGCTTGCCAATGGGCGGCCTCCTCTCGCCGCTCTCCTCCGCCGCGATGGTGGCGCAGACCGTCGTCTCCGTCGGCCCGTACGCGTTCAGGAACCGGCGGCCTCCGCTCCATCGCCGCGCCAGGTCCGCCGAGCACGCTTCGCCCGCGGAGACCAGCGTCCGGAGATGCGGGAAGTCCGTCTCCGGCATCGCCGTGAGCACCGACGGAGGCAGCGTGGCGACGGAGATGCGCATCTCCCGAAGCGTCCCGACCAGCGGATCGCCGGGCATCAGCGCATCCTGCGGCGCAAGCACCAGCGTCGCGCCCGCGAGCAGCGCCGTCAGCACCTCGGACACCGCGGCGTCGAAGCTGAACGACGCGAACTGGAGCACGCGGCTCTCGCCGGAGATGCCGAACGCCTCGATCTGCGCCCGCGCGAGGTTCGCGACCGCATCGTGCGGCACCATCACGCCCTTCGGCCTACCGGTCGAGCCGGACGTGTAGATGATGTACGCGAGACTCGCCGGATCGACATCCACCGACAGGTCCGAATCGTCAGCCGATGCGACATCTTCCGACTGCTGGTCAAGCAGGACGATCCGCGCGGAGTTATCAGGAAGATCGGCGGCGAGCGTGGACGTGGTGAGGAGGACGGGCGCGCCGGAATCCTCCAGCATGTAGGCCCGCCGGTCCTTCGGATATGCAGGATCGACGGGGAGATACGCGCCGCCCGCCTTCAGCACGGCGAGCAGGCCAACCACCATCTCCGGCGACCGATCTACCGAGATCGCCACCGGCACATCTGCCCTGACGCCGAGGCTCTGGAGATGGCGGGCGAGGCGGTTCGCGCGTGCGTTCAGCTCCGCGTACGAGAGCGACGCATCGCCGAAGACGAGGGCCGTCGCGTCCGGCGTCTCACGCGCCTGACGCTCGAACAGCGCGTGGACGGTGGATGCGGGGCCGAGGTCGCGCTCCGTGTGGTTCCATGTGCGCACCAGCCGCTCGCGCTCCTCGCTGCCCGTGAGCGGGATGCGCGAGATGGGGCGGTCGGGGTCCGCTGCGGCCTCTTCCAGCAGCTTCTGGAGATGGTCGAGCAGCCGGCGGGCGCTGGCCTCGTCGAAGAGGTCCGGGTTGTAGCTGAGCGAGAGACGGACGCCGTCGCCGTGCTCGGTGCAGTTGAGCGTCAGGTCGTACTTCTCGGTGTCGTCCGCCATCCGCACGGACGCGAACTCGGTGCCGGAGAGCGACGTAGCCCCGGTGAGCGTCGGCGCGTTCTGGAGCACGATCATCACCTGGAACACCGGCGAGTGCGCCAGGCTGCGCTCCACGTGCATCTCCTCCACCAGCTTCTCGAACGGAAGCTCCTGGTGCGCGTACGCCCCCAGCAGCCCCTCGCGGACCCGGCCCACCAGCTCGCGGAACGTGGGATCGCCGGAGAGATCGGTGTGCAGCGCGAGCGTGTTGATGAAGAGGCCGATCAGCGCCTCGGTCTCCTCGTCCATCCGCCCGGCGATGGGAGTGCCGACCACGACGTTCTCCTGCGCCGCCCATCTCCCGAGAACCGTCTTGTACGCGGCCAGGAGCACCATGAACATCGTGGCGCCGTCGTGGCGGGCGAGCGCCTGGAGCCTGTCCGCCAGCGCGCGGGGCACGTCGGCCTTGGCGGTGCCGCCGCGGTACGACTGCGACGCGGGGCGCGGCCGGTCGGTGGGCAGCTCCAGCACGGGAGGCGCCCCGGCCAGGTGCTTCTTCCAGAAGCCGATCTGCTGCGCCAGCCCGTCGCCCGCCAGGTGCTCGCGCTGCCAGACGGCGAAGTCCGCGTACTGGATCGCCAGCTCGGGAAGCGGCGACGGCTTTCCGGCGCGGAAGGCGTCGTACAGCGTGTTCAGCTCGCGCATGAACACGCCGATGGACCACGCGT
Protein-coding regions in this window:
- a CDS encoding amino acid adenylation domain-containing protein, which codes for DRLEPGSTFYNSPLPLRMVGPLNVPALEAALSEIVRRHETLRTTFSVADGQPVQVISPPRTVPLPVVELGGVAGDDRDQVLHDRVSELLNQPFDLERGPLFQATLIRADSEDHVLALAMHHILSDAWSIGVFMRELNTLYDAFRAGKPSPLPELAIQYADFAVWQREHLAGDGLAQQIGFWKKHLAGAPPVLELPTDRPRPASQSYRGGTAKADVPRALADRLQALARHDGATMFMVLLAAYKTVLGRWAAQENVVVGTPIAGRMDEETEALIGLFINTLALHTDLSGDPTFRELVGRVREGLLGAYAHQELPFEKLVEEMHVERSLAHSPVFQVMIVLQNAPTLTGATSLSGTEFASVRMADDTEKYDLTLNCTEHGDGVRLSLSYNPDLFDEASARRLLDHLQKLLEEAAADPDRPISRIPLTGSEERERLVRTWNHTERDLGPASTVHALFERQARETPDATALVFGDASLSYAELNARANRLARHLQSLGVRADVPVAISVDRSPEMVVGLLAVLKAGGAYLPVDPAYPKDRRAYMLEDSGAPVLLTTSTLAADLPDNSARIVLLDQQSEDVASADDSDLSVDVDPASLAYIIYTSGSTGRPKGVMVPHDAVANLARAQIEAFGISGESRVLQFASFSFDAAVSEVLTALLAGATLVLAPQDALMPGDPLVGTLREMRISVATLPPSVLTAMPETDFPHLRTLVSAGEACSADLARRWSGGRRFLNAYGPTETTVCATIAAEESGERRPPIGKPIANVRVYVLDAAGEPSPIGVSGEICVGGAGVSRGYLRRAGLTAEKFVPDPFSAELGGRLYRTGDRGRWLPDGTVEYLGRVDEQVKVRGFRIEPGEIESVLRAHPALADAAVIARTVGAGDLRLAAYVVPAGADADVSPAALREHAGERLPDYMVPAYFVTLPALPLTPNGKVDRRALPAPDASDNAAAQFVAAEGDVEEAIATVWREVLQVERVGVNDNFFELGGHSLLLAQVQAKLKDRLGQDVPMVSLFRFPTVRTLSAHLAGDADDEASAEKGHARAEARRAARGTRRDRRTR